TTCTGCCATCTTCGACTGTTCTTTGCTCATTTGAATGTGTTGACTCTGCATCTTGATCATCAGGAAAGAAAAGAGGATCAAGATTAGCATTATCGTTTTTCGTCTTCTTCAAAGATTCATCAATGCCACCATAATCCACTTGGAAATTAGCATCCTTTCCGAGTATGCCTCCCATCTCTAAATCAAACTTCCCTTTGGAGTTGATTGAACCAAATCTATGACTCATGGACATGGATCTCATACTTGCATCGTCTTCTTCAATCACCCACTCGCGAAAGTTGACCAATGAAACTGGGATCTTAGAGCATAAGATTTCCCTGAGATTCTTCAAAATGCCACGGCTGTATGggttctctttcttttcataACGATATCTGAAGTTTTCATATGTTGTCTGCAATACGTGtgcaaataaaaataagtcaCCAACATGTCTGCtgtttttattagttttactcTGATGTTCGTTATGTGTTTTGATTACTTCCTTTGAGCTGAGGGTCTATCGGAAACAGGTATCTTACATGCACTGTGTGTGTTCATTTGTTGTTTCTTATGTGTTCGCAATAGCTGAATTTCGCTAAGCAAAGTAATATTTTGATGCTGGGACATTTCAGTTAGCCCGACTTTCGTCCCAAAGTTGGAAACTAAGTTGCACCTCAAAGCAAGACAAAAAGAAAGGAGAGATGCATACATATCTATTGAAACTATAACAGGTGAGAAGGGAACTTGTAATAGGTATGAATTAAGATGTTATGTTATAGAGATACAGAAACAACGATAAAAGGGCGAGTAAGTTACCTGGTTGGTTGACATTAGGTAAAAATGGAAGACGCTTAGACCTCCGACAAACCATACAGCTATGAAGCAATAGCATATCAAAACCACAGATACAATATCTGTTGACATGGCATGCAAAAAGCTCCCTGGTTGTCCAAGAAGGTTCAGCAGTGAAAATGTGAACACATATATGCACAAAGTTGTTGTTGAtgtaatgaaaaggaaaaaacacCGATAATTACGCTGCCACACGAGGGGGAAAAAAGTGTAAATGAACTTTTAATGAAGTAAAGACAGGAACTTTCAAActacaaagaaaaatatcaaatattaagaATTGAACAGATGACTTACAACTCCAATACACTGACCCACCCATGGACAGTGGTGATCAAATCTCTGAACACAGTTGTTACAAATCGAGCAATGAGAAGCACGTGGTGGACGATAGAGCAAACATGTGTCACAAAACTTGACTTTTACTGAATGACCGTTGATAAAAAGGTCCTTTGTTCTTGGTAACTTCACATCAGGGGCTGCATTGCCTACCCACTCCATAGATGCTGAACTTGCATTCAATATTTCATCCAAGTCAGGTGGCCGCGAGTTCCTAGGAACTATTCCTGGATTGCTTGAAGATGTCATGAAGAGAAAACTCAACGCCTGCATTAAATCGGTTACAACATTCATTCTTAGTGCTATCCAGTTTTTGCAATTTTATATTCCAAAAGTGTTGAATTACATACCAAAACTGTGATGATGAGTCCCAAAATTAGTACAACATGACCATATATTGGACTGACTTTTGGTATCATGAATAGCATTTTTATGCAAAATGTCAATGCAGGAGCCCCTATCAGAAACGTCGATAAGTACAGTGATGCTGCATCAGGACCAAAGATCAATCTTCCTCCACATAGAAATTTCTGAAACATTAGATAAAGCTTTTATGATTGAGCTATTCTGCATCAAAAAACTAGGTAACATTGACTTTTTGCATTAGCTTATCATAAATGAAAAACCAGCATGAATTTATTAAAGCCCCTTGACAAGGCTCGTCCTAAAAAGGGCAGCTCGATGCATAAATCATCACAATAAAGGGTGACCGATTCCACGGCTCAAACTTCTAACCTACATGTTTACACATACACAATTTTCCCATTGTTCTAAGGCTCCCCTACTGAACAAGACTCGTTCTTAAACTACAAATTATCATACATGAACAATCAAGATCAAGAAAGATTAAAAAGGGCTTACATTTCGACCCTTCCAAACTTGATAAAGCCTTTTCTTCAATTTAGAAGTGTCCATGGATTTGGAAGAAAAAGCCAAATCTTGATTTGTGATCCCACCCCCCATCACAGTGCTAAATCCAAATAAAAAGTTAGAAGCTTGAAATTATATActccttttgttttttctttcttttttttccgtTATTATTATAGATGTAAAACAACAATACCCATAATGTATTGAagatcaaaaaaagaaaatgaagattgtATATTGAGGGGGTGCTGGTgccaaaaaaaacataataatttggagaagaggaggaagaagaagaaaaaggaaaaaacaagaagtctaatttttctctctcctctttctttctctctcttcttcttgGTTGATCTAAACCAGCTTCTCCCCAGCTCTACATGTTGAATGATggtctctttttcttttttctctcatTACCGTTAAAACAGTTTGGAGGAACCGAACATTTCGCGCGGATTatctctcttttatttatttatttttttgttggaaaaGAGGTTTATGTTTCAAGTTTAATCCTTAATGTTTTCTCTCTTATGATATTTAGTCCCTTTTGTCTACAGAAACCCTCTCGAGCTAAAggtcttttaaaaataatatctctatTTTCATGAGATAGAAAAggtcttttgaaaataatatctcTATTTTCATGAGATAGAAAAGAAATTTGTTTTCACTCCTCCTTCCTAATGGTAGATTTGTTGGTATTAAAGgctataattttattcaatttttgcaATAGACTCTCGACTCGAAATAAAGTTTTCTATGTAATTTTGTTCACACCTCATAATTTCACCAAGCTTAGATAAACAGAAAGAATCACTTCATATTTTGCTAATTGTGAAATTTAACTTCTTTCAGCATTGGTACCAGCTTGATTGATCACTACGTCACATCCTTAGGAGAGCgacaaaatatatgtaattagaATTCATTTCTCGATAGAGAGAACTTATAAACAGAGCTGCAACAAAATAGCACTAGTCTGATGCATAAAAAGAACCGACACTACAGTCTAATACATTAATAAGATATCGTACAATATCATCGACTAGCAGAAGCCGGTGAAAATTATGAAGAGCAGGAAGAAACCTGCCCTCACTGAATTTTACCCAGTCAATGACAATCCTAAGTActtaataatacataaaaagcaACAAATTGTCTAGAGTCGTTGCAAACGATAAGCTACAACATCCCGGTGTTGGGCTCCGGGTGATGACATGATTTATAATACTAGATTCCATAAGTTATCCTTTCAGAGGGTGTACCAGATGTCCAAAACCTTGCTGCTCCTATCTTCAACTACCGATCTGCTGCAAGAGggaaaaaaaacatgttttagAGTGTTTTTTGGGGTAAAGTACTTAGATGATATTAGAAAGCATTAAGAAGATGAACACCAGACATGTTTTAGTGTTATGTGTCCATGACTATATAATTTACATGGAGTGTCTATACAGAACCAGGACAAGTGGAGATGAAATAGGAGGAACTCATCCAGCAACTGTAGAAAGAACTCGATTGATTCGAAGGTAGCCTCATTTACTTTCTATTTAGTCCATTTCCAAAAAGACAAATTTCTGAAGTGGACTATTTAATTGATCTAGAAAACACAAGTTGTCGTCCAATTAAATGGCTTTGTATTTGTTCCAATTCCAAGTTGACTTTTATACCTTTTCCCCCATTTTCTAaccattattattacatatTCAAGAGCCAGCTCTAGGGGTTTGGTCTGGCTATAAGAGCACAAATGTGTGGGTCAGAAACAAAACAAGGGTTTGGAACTGTATGTCACTAGCTTGAGGATTACTGGTAATAAAAGAACTCACTGGGATAGGCGGAACTGGGAACATAAGATGAAACTGTTAGAATATCACCAGTAAATGTACTTCCAAAGACTGTTCCAGACCTGTCCCATTTGATATTAGCATGTGCTGAATGGAGAAAAAGAATTATTCTAAATTTGAGAACATGTGGCTGGAAGTTGAAGAATTTATAGATTTAATTGACAAATGGTGGAATCTTACAAATCAAATAACAGACCAAACATCGGAATAACTAAGAAGTTGAGACTTCAAAAGAATGACAATAAGGAACAGAATGTCAAGGTATTTGGCATATCGGAAGGTAAGAAAACTACAATCCTCAAAAGCCTAGAGGATTTGGatagacagagagagaagggcATGGAATGAAAAGAACTTTCCAGTTAAGAAAATTCTGTCACGTGATCCGAGAGATATTGCAAGAGCTGAAGAAACATCATGGGGGTAAAATTCAAGGATGATTTAAGGCTTCATCAAAGGGAAAATACCAAAAACCTCATAAAATGGTGAATACACATGAGATGCAATCACATTCTTTATGAAGGACACACAGGGAAACACTAAGTGGAAATAGCTGACATTCTTTATGCAGATGATACAGTTGTGCTACAtggggaaaaaggaagaaaaattgCTTTCCTTAAAAGCTATTATTGTGGCCTTTGTGAGGCAATTTCTGGTCTACAGACACTCTCACCAAAGAGTAGCACATTTCCGGTTAAATCTGAACAGATGATACAAGAACTGACAGAGAAAATGGGATGTCAAGGAGAAATTTTCTAAAAGTTTACTTGGACAACCTCTTGGATCAAGACTGTCAGACACAGAAGGAGGGAGAAAGGGGCAAAAGCATTGGACAGCACGTTTGGGGTTATTCTTACATACTTCATGTCGAGATTTACACAAGCAGATGCAATTTTCTACAGCACAGAAGCCAAGATTGAAGAAAAATGAACCACATCGACGAAAGTTAAAACAGATGGTAGCTTGCACATTAAGAACTCTAGATCAAACAACGAATTCAATTCTGGCAAAGATAGCAAGCAGATGAAAAAGAGTGATCAATTACAAATATGGAATGGAGAACAAATGGTGCACAAAGCCAAATAACAGGTCATATGGTGACACTGTGTGGAGACCAGTGTTGTGGACGGCGAGAGGCGACAAAAGGCGACAAGGGCCTGCCTCGCCACGCGGCAAGGCGCTTGCCTTTTTGAATAAAGGcgccaattaataccaaaaattaaaaatatttaattgcatattttatccaaaatcttaatagcaataacacatattaacaaatattcaattcaaaaaccAATAGTAGATACTAAAATGTCTAAAACTTTAAAGAccaaacaattcaaaatacaataaaccaaaactttaaaattctattcttcttcaaaattattcAATCCTTGAGTGCCATAATTCCATCCAATGTCCCTCTTTTTGCTAGCATCCGCCATTGGTTATTAAATTCTATTAATTCGCTGTTTAGGAATATTGAAATAGATAATTAGGAAAagagagatttttttaattaactgcctataatttttttttaaaaagtttacaCAAAGCAGTAAGCAACTAAGCACTGCTTAGTGCTTACAGCCTTACACCAAAAAAACacaactgaaaaaaaaaaactgaagaagaagaatagaaaaaaattgttgaagaagaagagagaaaacgaTCCCTGCAGAACAGAGAGTCGCGAGGGTCGGAGGGAACACAATCGTGAGCCGGTGGCCGGCGAGGGAGAAGGAGAACAGAATCCGACAGCGAGGGAGAACTGGAGAGAGGATCGCGATGGAGAAGCTGACAGCGATGGAGAGCGAGGGAGAAGAGACAGCGATGgaggagaagagaagagagtcaatcgagagagagagagtcacGATGGAGTTTCAgaattttcaaaagtaaaaaaaaaaaacccctaattttgactattattaagtcaaatatttttaattaaaaaaggcGGCGCCTTTTCTGTCGCCATTGCAGCGCCACACCTCGCCTTTTTACTATCGCCTCGCCTCGGCAGAGAATGGCGAGGACCCATCGCCTCGCCTCTCGCCAAAGGCGAGGAGGCGCTCGCCTTTTGTAACACTGGTGGAGACAAATCAGTGATCTGCGGGATCAAATTTTGGATCAGTTGGTAACGGTCAAAGTATCAGATTGTGGCTGGATAAATGGAGAGAAAATGATACATTGATAGACAACTTTATAGATATCTTCCATCAGACAATTGATAAGGAATTACAGTTGCATGGTGATTGGAATAGACTTGAATGGAAGATGGGATTTAGAAGAAAGGAACTTCAACGATTGGAAGATTGTTAGGGTTACATCATCACTACAACTACAGGATCAAGTAATTGCAT
The sequence above is a segment of the Solanum lycopersicum chromosome 10, SLM_r2.1 genome. Coding sequences within it:
- the LOC101258314 gene encoding probable protein S-acyltransferase 1, whose product is MGGGITNQDLAFSSKSMDTSKLKKRLYQVWKGRNKFLCGGRLIFGPDAASLYLSTFLIGAPALTFCIKMLFMIPKVSPIYGHVVLILGLIITVLALSFLFMTSSSNPGIVPRNSRPPDLDEILNASSASMEWVGNAAPDVKLPRTKDLFINGHSVKVKFCDTCLLYRPPRASHCSICNNCVQRFDHHCPWVGQCIGVRNYRCFFLFITSTTTLCIYVFTFSLLNLLGQPGSFLHAMSTDIVSVVLICYCFIAVWFVGGLSVFHFYLMSTNQTTYENFRYRYEKKENPYSRGILKNLREILCSKIPVSLVNFREWVIEEDDASMRSMSMSHRFGSINSKGKFDLEMGGILGKDANFQVDYGGIDESLKKTKNDNANLDPLFFPDDQDAESTHSNEQRTVEDGRTEEDSNHGSS